Genomic DNA from Lactococcus garvieae:
ATGCCTGATGGGGTGCCGCCTGCTGTTGCAAAATCATTTGCCTCACTTATCCCTGCTTTAGGTACATTACTTGTCTTCCTGCTTATTAATGCCCTTATGGTAGGCGCTTTTACCACAAATCTTCATGATGTCATTTATAATGTCATTCAAAAACCTCTGACAGGTTTAGGTACTGGTCTTCCCGCAACAATCATAGCGGTCTTCCTTGTTCAATTTTTATGGTTCTTTGGTCTCCACGGCCAAATCATCGTTAACTCCGTCTTTGAACCTTTCTGGCAAACAAATATGTTAGACAATGCTGCTCTAACCCAGCAAGGTGCTTCGGCTTTAGCTGAAAATGGTCATATAGTGACAAAATCATTTATGGATACATTTACCGTAAGTTTAGGTGGTTCTGGCTCTACTTTAGTCGTTGTCTTAATCATGGCCTTTTTAGTAAAGCATAAACAATACAAGAGTATTGGACGTTTAGGACTCGCTCCTGGTATCTTCAATGTCAATGAACCAGTTATTTTCGGTCTTCCTATAGTCATGAATGCCACCATCTTTATCCCTTGGCTACTCGCTCCTGTTGTTTCAGTTATCATTGCCTACTTTGGCTTTGCCTCTGGTCTCGTACCGCTCACTACTGGTGCTCAAGTTCCGTGGACGATGCCCATCTTCCTCTCAGGATTTTTAGCAACAAATTCGATTATGGGTTCTTTACTTCAACTCGTACAATTTATCGTGATTGGTTTAATCTGGCTTCCATTTTTGAAAGTTATTGACCATACTGAAGCTCTTTAAAAAAATATAAAGGAAAAACAAATGCAAATTAAATTCCCCGAGAACTTCTGGTGGGGCGCCGCCACAAGTGGCCCTCAATCTGAAGGACGCTTTAATAAACAGCATGCTAACATGTTTGATTATTTTTATGAAATACAGCCTGAAAAATTTTACCAACACCAAGGCCCCGACACAGCAAGTAATTTTTACAATGATTTTAAAAATGATATCCGCCTAATGAAAGAAGCTGGATTAAAAACGGTTCGTACCTCTATCCAATGGAGTCGTTTTATCGATGATTTAGAAAAAAATACTGTAAATCAAGATGCTGTAAACTTTTATAATGCTGTCATTGATGAATTCATCACCCAAGGTATCACTCCAATGATTAATCTTCATCATTTTGACTTACCTGTGGAGCTGTATCATAAGTATGGAGGCTGGGAGTCAAAAAAAGTTGTTAACCTCTATGCTGGTTTTGCCGAAAAAGCTTTTGAATGCTTTGGTGATCGTATCCAATATTGGTTCACCCATAACGAACCTTTGGTAGTTGTTGAAGGAGGCTACCTCTTCCAATTCCATTATCCGAATAAAATTGATGGGCACACGGCTGTTCAAGTGGCTTATAATTTACAATTAGCTTCAAGTAAAGCTATAGCTAAATACCGTGCGCTCAATTTAGACGGAAAGATTGGGATTATTCTCAACCTCACGCCCCCATACCCTTCCACTCAAGAGCCCGAAGATCTTCAGGCAAGTCATATTGCTGACTTATGGTTAAATCGTCTCTATATGGACGCTTCTGTTAAAGGTGAATTTCCTCAAGAATTGATTGATATTCTACAAAAAGAAAATGCGCTCTGGAACTCGGATGAAGAAGAATTAAAAATTATTCGTGAAAACAAAGTTGATTTGTTAGGCATTAATTTTTATCATCCTAATCGTGTCCAACGGCCGAAATACTCTGCTAATTCTTTGGCTGTAGATTTTATGCCTAATAAATTTTGGCAGGAATTTGTGCTCCCTTCTTGCCGCATGAATGTCGATAAAGGTTGGGAAATCTATCCTCAAGCAATCTATGATATCGCCAAAGATATTCAAGAAAATTATGGAAATATTGACTGGTTTATTTCCGAGAATGGAATGGGCGTTTCAAATGAAGAGAGATATATGAATAGTGATGGGATTATTGAAGATGATTATCGTATTCAATTTATTAAGGAACATCTCTATTGGCTGAATAAGGCGATGCTAGAAGGCAGTAACTGTTTAGGATACCACCTATGGACCCCTATTGATTGTTGGAGTTGGCTGAATGCTTATCGTAACCGTTATGGTCTGATTTCAACTAATATCCACACTCAAGTTAAAACCTTAAAAAAATCTGCCCACTGGTTCAGAGATTTGTCAGACAGTAACCAGTTTGAAGTTAGTCCGCTTATAGAAGAAACTTAAAAGAGTAAAAAAACACAAAAAAAGTTGGAATAATCTCCAACTTTTTTGTTATTTTCTTTAACGCTTAAAGCAGTTCTGTGCCTTCTGGCCCTTGTTTGATTTTTTTATTTTTCATCAAACCACCAAGTGCTTTTTTAAATTGTCCTTTGGAAATGCCAAAAGTTGCTTTAATCTCATCTGGTGTAGATTTATCATTAAAAGGCATCTTGCCGCCCATGCTGTCAAGATAAGCAAGAATCATCTGCGCATCTGCATCCAGCATTTCATAAGCACGTGGTTTGGCACTAAGATTCAAGCTACGGTCTTGATCACGGAAACCAATAACACGAACCTGAAGTTCTTGACCAATGCGTAATGTACCAAAAGATTCACTAGGATGGATAAAACCAAGCATGTTATTGTCTGGAAGGTAGACAAAAGCTCCTGTTTCTTTATTACGGTAAACAATAGCGCGTAAGTCTTGGTTTTTCATATTGTCATAGGCAGGACCTGACATTTCCCAGAAGTCCTGGTGCCAAGCTAATTTACCCCAAAGACGATCCTTCGCATCAACAACAATCTTAACAAAAAGCTTGTCGCCTTTTTTAGGCCACTGATTTTTGTCTTCCGGCAGAGGAAGATCATCAAGAGAAACGACAATATCCTTTCCAGCTAAGCCAATATCAACAAAGGCACCCAAGTCACGGCGGACATCGGTTACTGTACCCCAACCAAATTTTTCACGAGTTGCATTGGGCTCTTGTGTAGTCATACACATCTTGTCCGATTTGTCCATATAGGCAAAACCAGTCACGATATCTCCGACTTGATGTTCTCCTTCTGATTTTGCGAGACGAATGACATTGTCATCCTTTTGCAAAAAGTAAAATTGATCACCCTCAGCTGTGATGATAGCTGAAAATGTAGTTGCTAATAAATTATTCATTCTATTTCCTTAAAAACGGCCCCGCAGAGCCGTTATTTTCTGATTGTTTTCTTGCTCAAATTTGATCAGTAG
This window encodes:
- the celB gene encoding PTS cellobiose transporter subunit IIC, which encodes MNKFMVLLSEKVLPVASRLGQNKYLTVLRDAFMVSFPLTMFGSLIVVFNNLPFWSDAMKGHLANLFGNGQSATMSIMTIFVTLAIGYYWAKSEQVEAIFSGVVSLASFLILTPFAALITSADGATTIEGTGLLTLDRLGAKGMFLGILAAFLAAKIFTALTKKGYTLKMPDGVPPAVAKSFASLIPALGTLLVFLLINALMVGAFTTNLHDVIYNVIQKPLTGLGTGLPATIIAVFLVQFLWFFGLHGQIIVNSVFEPFWQTNMLDNAALTQQGASALAENGHIVTKSFMDTFTVSLGGSGSTLVVVLIMAFLVKHKQYKSIGRLGLAPGIFNVNEPVIFGLPIVMNATIFIPWLLAPVVSVIIAYFGFASGLVPLTTGAQVPWTMPIFLSGFLATNSIMGSLLQLVQFIVIGLIWLPFLKVIDHTEAL
- a CDS encoding glycoside hydrolase family 1 protein, giving the protein MQIKFPENFWWGAATSGPQSEGRFNKQHANMFDYFYEIQPEKFYQHQGPDTASNFYNDFKNDIRLMKEAGLKTVRTSIQWSRFIDDLEKNTVNQDAVNFYNAVIDEFITQGITPMINLHHFDLPVELYHKYGGWESKKVVNLYAGFAEKAFECFGDRIQYWFTHNEPLVVVEGGYLFQFHYPNKIDGHTAVQVAYNLQLASSKAIAKYRALNLDGKIGIILNLTPPYPSTQEPEDLQASHIADLWLNRLYMDASVKGEFPQELIDILQKENALWNSDEEELKIIRENKVDLLGINFYHPNRVQRPKYSANSLAVDFMPNKFWQEFVLPSCRMNVDKGWEIYPQAIYDIAKDIQENYGNIDWFISENGMGVSNEERYMNSDGIIEDDYRIQFIKEHLYWLNKAMLEGSNCLGYHLWTPIDCWSWLNAYRNRYGLISTNIHTQVKTLKKSAHWFRDLSDSNQFEVSPLIEET
- a CDS encoding S1 RNA-binding domain-containing protein: MNNLLATTFSAIITAEGDQFYFLQKDDNVIRLAKSEGEHQVGDIVTGFAYMDKSDKMCMTTQEPNATREKFGWGTVTDVRRDLGAFVDIGLAGKDIVVSLDDLPLPEDKNQWPKKGDKLFVKIVVDAKDRLWGKLAWHQDFWEMSGPAYDNMKNQDLRAIVYRNKETGAFVYLPDNNMLGFIHPSESFGTLRIGQELQVRVIGFRDQDRSLNLSAKPRAYEMLDADAQMILAYLDSMGGKMPFNDKSTPDEIKATFGISKGQFKKALGGLMKNKKIKQGPEGTELL